The genomic window CAATAACACTAAAACCCGATTTAGTAGCCGCATCGATGAGTTCAACTGTCCCAAGAGTGAAAAGCTCCCTTTCGAACACTCCAGCCGGGCCGTTCATAATTACTGTTCCCGCGTTCCTGATCTCTTTTGAGAATTTCACAATAGTCTCCAGCCCGATATCCAGGATAGGCAGATCAGGATGATGCTTCTTATTCAGGATATCGATCGACTCTTCCACCCTCACCCCATTCTTATCCAGTGCAACATCAACAGGAAGACCGATCCTATCACTGTACTTTTCAAGCAGCTTCCTGCCAAACTCTATCTGGTCGCCATATCCCTGTGACTGAATGAATTCCACATTAGGTTTGCCAATATTAACACCCTTAGCTGCCAGGAGGATATTTGCCACTACACCAGTTAGCAGTACCCTGTCAGCCTTTTCATTTTCCAGCACATATTCAGTGACCTTCAATGAATCATCCACCTTAGCACCACCCAGCACATAAACACATTTTCCACGACCGAGATCACAACTGCGGCTTAACGATGTTATCTCCTTTTCCATCAACCTGCCCGCTATACCGGGAAGTACATTAGTAAATCCCATTATGGACAGGTGTGAGCGATGGGAGACCGCAAAGGCATCGTTTAAGTAAAAATCTGCCAGAGGATACAGGCGCTGCACCATATGGGACCGGGCATGTTCCTCTGTAGTACGTTTCAGGCTTTCCTCTGAAAAGAACCTGACATTCTCCAGCATCAGGATATCACCGCTCTTAAGTTTCCTGATCATTTTGACAGCTTTGGAACCGAAAATATCATCCACATAGGTAATATCCTTGCCAATCAGATCTGACAGGCACCGGGCATGGGGCTCCATTGTAGTAAAATCGCTTTTTCCGGGCCGGCTCTGGTGGCTCATAAGCACCAATTTCGAATCATCCAGTTCTTTAAGTGTAGACAGCGAACCCTTGAACCTTTTATCATCCAGGATCTCATTTCCAGGGCTCATGGGTGAATTCAGGTCCAGCCTGCAAAGAATCGTTTTTCCTGAAAGGTCAAAATTATCAATAGTAAGGTAATCCTTTTCTGGCAAATACTATACCTCGATTGTTGATACCATATATCGAATTATAAATTATAAAGGATAGTAGTTTAAACTTTCGATGCCATGGAAAAAAGTTATATATTGAATATGTACAATCCACCCGCAATCCAAGAAAATGTAATATAATGGTATGTTGAGCGGAGTAAGGGGAGAGGGGGTGGGAGTTAGGGGAAAATAACCTTAACCGCTCAACAATAATTTATATATCTTACATAGTATAAAAATGTTGTGATTAATATACTTCGATAAAATCGAACAGTATATGTTTTACTATTAAAACCTTTATATGTCACCACCACATATAAAACCTGGAAGACCAGGAGTGTCCACAACTATGAACATAAACCGTGAGCAGGTATTGATAGAAGCCCTTCCGTATATTAGAGAGTTCCATGACTCCATCATGATAATAAAAGTAGGTGGACACGCCATGGTCGACCCAACCATCATGGCAGATATAGTCCAGGATGTGGTACTCCTGCGTTATGTAGGCATCCATCCCGTGCTCGTACACGGGGGCGGTCCCGAGATTACCCAAAAAATGGAAATGATGGGGAAAAAAAGCGAGTTTGTGGCAGGACTGCGCATCACAGATGATGAGACACTGGAGATTGCACGCATGGTGTTAGTTGGCAATATCAATACCAGGATCGTATCCCTGATAGGCACCTATGGTGGTAAAGGGCTGGGACTCTCAGGTAAGGACGGCCAGCTTATCATGGCAAAGAAAAAAGGCATCCAGCGCGTCACCTTTGAAGGCAGGGAGCATGAGGTAGACCTGGGGTGGGTTGGAGATGTAGAGGTCATCAATCCCGAGATACTCATGATAGCAGCCGGAAAGGACTACATACCGGTTGTGGCACCCATAGCAGTGGATGATAAGGGTAACAGCCTGAATATCAATGCCGATACTGTTGCCGGAGACATTGCTGCAGCCTTGAAGGCTAAAAAACTCTTACTCATGACCGACGTACCCGGAGTATTGGGCAACCCGGATGATGCCGCCAGTCGCATATCCCGCATCCGGCTGGACCGGATTGAGGACATGATCGAGGAAGGCACTATTGCCGGTGGTATGATACCAAAGATACGCTCGGCAGCAGTTGCGGTAGAACAGGGTGTTGAAAAAGTTCATATCATTGACGGTAGCAAGTCCCACAGCATCCTGCTGGAACTGTTTACCGATTCTGGTATCGGGACCATGATATATAGTTAGTATTGATGCCTTTTCCAGGATACCAGCACTTCCGAACAGCCCTATTATCTATTTAGTATCTTGTAAGATACTAATTGAAGGAATATATTTAATGTTACTTTTTATTTTATTTGACTAATATTTCATTTTATGTACAATCCATAATGTGAATCTTTTTATACTTGAAATACCACTAAGTTGTCATATAATTTATGGTGAATAGAATGACCACAGAAGAGAATACAACACGCATTATAGAGGTATTTAATAAAATTAGCAAGGTTTTTGCGTCTATGGAATGCTTTACTGGAGAAATAAGTTTAAGTAAACCTGAACTTCTGACATTGGAATCTGTTTCTAAACAAAAAGAGCTTACAATGAGCAAACTGGCCAAGAATTTAGACATTGGGTTTAGCACAGCAACAAGCATAATTGACCGTTTGATTGAAAAAAAGCTGGTTGTTCGGGAAAGAAATCATGGCGATCGAAGAGTTGTAAAAGTATTATTATCAAAGGAGGGGACGAAAATTATATCATCATATCAAGAACAGAAAATAATATTTTTCAAGAAGATGATTGAATTCCTCACTGAAGACGAACAGGAAAGCTTTATTTTAGTTTTGGAAAAAATCGCAAATAAAATGTAAAAAGAAGATGAAAACCAAATATGAAACAAAAAACAGTATTGATAACGGGAGCTACTGGATTTATCGGAAGTCATTTAGCTAAAAAACTTGTTGAAAAAGGAGAAAAAATAAGATGCCTTGTTAGAACTTCAAGTCCCAAAATTGCCGTAGATTATCTGAACAAGTTGGATGTTGAATTAGTCTATGGAGATTTGCTGGACTATGAATCTCTCAGAAAGGCTGTAGATGGTGTTGATACCATATTTCATTTAGGTGGTGGTGGAAGAGTAGGAATGAGTAAAGCGATATGCAACAAAATAAATGTTAATGGCACAGGAAATATACTTGAGGCCTGCATTGAAAGCGGAAAAGTCAAAAGATTTGTACATTTAAGCAGTTGTGCGGTTATGGGACATGTATCCGGTGGTGCTGTAGATGAGACATATCCTTACAATCCAAACAATATTGAATATTCCCGTGCAAAAACAAAATCTGAGAAGCTTGTATTGTCTTATTCAAACAAAATAGATATTGTTGTTGTAAGGTTTCCCGGTGTTTATGGAATTCCACTTATTAAAGGTGATGCTGATTACATACAGGGTGTGACTCCTGCGCTTATGATATTTTCTGCAGTAAAAAAAGGAGAGTGGATGTATGTAGGCAACGGGAAAAATCAGGTGCATATGTTTTATGTGGATGATGCCGTCAAAGGCCTGATTCTCGCTACTGATAAAGGAAAGTCTGGAGACATATATATCATTGGCGATAACACTTCAGTTAAAATGACAGAATTGGTGGATACTGTCGCAGATATACTCAAAGTCCCGGCTCCCAAAAAACATATACCTGTTTTTGTTGCCCGTTTCTTTGCAGCATTATTTGAACTTAAAGCCTCTGTTTTTGGAGGAACTCCAAAAATGTCAGGAGAAATGGTAACAGGCTTTATTTCAAATATGTCATTTAGCATTGCAAAAGCTAAGCGTGATTTAGAATATGAACCAAAAGTCGGTCTGGAAGAAGGAATGAGAAAAACTATTGAATGGTACGAAAAGAATGAATATGTATAGATATGCAAATCAATATGTAAAAGAGATTGTCGGAAAAGCCTTGTTTTTCAATATTTCAGCTTTACGGTCTAAACTCGACATGGCGCTGCATGATGATTTAGTTGGAATAATAATTTTGAAAGTTTCAATTTAAGCGCTTTTTAGGTACTTTTCCGACAGTCTCTAAAAAAGTAATATGAACACACAAGATAAAATTTTAAAATTATGAAAAATAATAAGGTGGTGGAAAAACTTATAAATATCACAAACATTGGACATTCAACATTTTTAATAGAATATGGTGAATTTAATATACTTACAGATCCCTTTTTCTCATCAAGCTTTTCAGGTTTGAAAAGAAAAATACTGCCAGCAATATCTGTTGAAAAACTACCTCGAATTGATTTGATATTAATTTCACATACGCATCTGGATCATTGCGATTATGATGCCTTAAATAAAATTGATAAATCCAGTATAGTTATAATGCCTAAAAAGACTTCTTCAAAAGTCAGAAAAATGGGATTTAATATTGTTGAACTTGATTGCTGGGAATCTAATAATATCCAACAACATAAAATAACTGCTGTTCCCGCCAAACATCAAGGCAAATGTGTTGGATTTATTATAGAAGGAAGTAAGACTATCTATTTTGCTGGTGATACTTTTTTTATTCCTTCCATGACTGAAATCGGTAATAAATATAAACTTGATGTAGCATTTTTACCTATTGGGGGAAACAGATTTTTTGGCTTTAAAATGGTAATGGACCCAAAAGATGCAGCACTCGCAACAGAAGAAGTTAAATCAAAGATTGTAATACCTATTCATTTTGGAACATTTGGGAAAATTCCGATGATGTTTAGCATGAATGGAACTACCCATAATTTTTTAAAATATGTGGGAAATAATAAAATCCAAACGTCTATAAAAATACCAAATATTGGAGAAACTTATGGTTTAGTTTGAATGGATATGAAAAATAAAAATATTAAATTGACATGCCTTGATAATACTTTGGATATAGGGGTAGTAATATGAAAAGCAAAATTTTAGAACATAAAATACTGATAATTCAACCGAAGGTGAACCAACCATAAAGGACACATTTCGAAAATTAGGCATTTTCATCGAAGACAACACCTTACCAATTGTCCTGTTAGCAATACTGCTCATAGTGATTTCAATACACGGCGCACAGAACATCGAAATGGAATCGGGTACAGAAACCTTTGTAGAAAAAACTTCAAAACTGTACCAGGACTATGACCACCTCTACCTGAGAATTTTTGCAACCGAATCAATAGCCGTACTTGTCGAGGGCGGGGACGTAACAAGACCTGAGTTGCTAAAAGCTATTGACAGGCTTCAACAGCAAGTAAAGAACATACCAGGGGTGGTGGGGACTGCCAGTGCGGCATCTGTTATCAAGGATACTAACTACCAGATGACAGGACAGCACATAATACCGGACAACCAGGGTGAGATACAATCCATCATAGCAAACCGGTCATCTGACATCGGCATGCTCCTCCCTGACGATACCCATACCATAGTATGGGTGGAGATGGCAGGTGACTCCACCGATAACGAAAGGATCGAGATACTGCGCGAGACCGAAATAGCAGCTGGACAATCGGGTTTTCCGCCTGCAT from ANME-2 cluster archaeon includes these protein-coding regions:
- the pgk gene encoding phosphoglycerate kinase, which translates into the protein MPEKDYLTIDNFDLSGKTILCRLDLNSPMSPGNEILDDKRFKGSLSTLKELDDSKLVLMSHQSRPGKSDFTTMEPHARCLSDLIGKDITYVDDIFGSKAVKMIRKLKSGDILMLENVRFFSEESLKRTTEEHARSHMVQRLYPLADFYLNDAFAVSHRSHLSIMGFTNVLPGIAGRLMEKEITSLSRSCDLGRGKCVYVLGGAKVDDSLKVTEYVLENEKADRVLLTGVVANILLAAKGVNIGKPNVEFIQSQGYGDQIEFGRKLLEKYSDRIGLPVDVALDKNGVRVEESIDILNKKHHPDLPILDIGLETIVKFSKEIRNAGTVIMNGPAGVFERELFTLGTVELIDAATKSGFSVI
- the argB gene encoding acetylglutamate kinase, translated to MNINREQVLIEALPYIREFHDSIMIIKVGGHAMVDPTIMADIVQDVVLLRYVGIHPVLVHGGGPEITQKMEMMGKKSEFVAGLRITDDETLEIARMVLVGNINTRIVSLIGTYGGKGLGLSGKDGQLIMAKKKGIQRVTFEGREHEVDLGWVGDVEVINPEILMIAAGKDYIPVVAPIAVDDKGNSLNINADTVAGDIAAALKAKKLLLMTDVPGVLGNPDDAASRISRIRLDRIEDMIEEGTIAGGMIPKIRSAAVAVEQGVEKVHIIDGSKSHSILLELFTDSGIGTMIYS
- a CDS encoding MarR family transcriptional regulator, producing MTTEENTTRIIEVFNKISKVFASMECFTGEISLSKPELLTLESVSKQKELTMSKLAKNLDIGFSTATSIIDRLIEKKLVVRERNHGDRRVVKVLLSKEGTKIISSYQEQKIIFFKKMIEFLTEDEQESFILVLEKIANKM
- a CDS encoding NAD-dependent epimerase/dehydratase family protein, with protein sequence MKQKTVLITGATGFIGSHLAKKLVEKGEKIRCLVRTSSPKIAVDYLNKLDVELVYGDLLDYESLRKAVDGVDTIFHLGGGGRVGMSKAICNKINVNGTGNILEACIESGKVKRFVHLSSCAVMGHVSGGAVDETYPYNPNNIEYSRAKTKSEKLVLSYSNKIDIVVVRFPGVYGIPLIKGDADYIQGVTPALMIFSAVKKGEWMYVGNGKNQVHMFYVDDAVKGLILATDKGKSGDIYIIGDNTSVKMTELVDTVADILKVPAPKKHIPVFVARFFAALFELKASVFGGTPKMSGEMVTGFISNMSFSIAKAKRDLEYEPKVGLEEGMRKTIEWYEKNEYV
- a CDS encoding MBL fold metallo-hydrolase → MKNNKVVEKLINITNIGHSTFLIEYGEFNILTDPFFSSSFSGLKRKILPAISVEKLPRIDLILISHTHLDHCDYDALNKIDKSSIVIMPKKTSSKVRKMGFNIVELDCWESNNIQQHKITAVPAKHQGKCVGFIIEGSKTIYFAGDTFFIPSMTEIGNKYKLDVAFLPIGGNRFFGFKMVMDPKDAALATEEVKSKIVIPIHFGTFGKIPMMFSMNGTTHNFLKYVGNNKIQTSIKIPNIGETYGLV